CCGGAGACCTGATGCAGCACTGGCGGCAGAAGATCACGCATCAGGACCTCGGTGATCGCGCTCTGCTCCGCATAGAGACGGGCGGCCGACATCGCCGCCCCGGAACGGGCCGCGAACAGCCGAGCGAAGACTTCCTCTTCCTCACTGAACGCGACACTCTCCGTCCTTCGCAGCAACACCAGCGCTCCGGCCGGGACACCGTGCCCGGGCAGCGGGGTGATCACTATCGAGCCGACCGGCCCGAAGCCCTGGGGCACCATCCAACGCGGCGCCGCCGCGGGGTCGATCCACCGCGAGGGCACCGGCGGAAACCCCCGCAGCGCCTCGGCCAGACCTGGCACCCCCTCGGGGTCCACCTTCTCTTGCGCCAGGCTGGGAACCCCGCCACGCAGGCAGGTCACCACCGGTAGCCGAGGCCCACGGGCAGGCGCGACGACCAGCGCCGCATCGGCGAGGCTCTCGGCGGCCATCTGCGCGGTCACATCCATGCAGCGCCCCAGATTCAGCGAGGAGAGCAGGGCACTGGACGCCTCGGCGAGGAACGCGGTCCGCTTCCGCTCCGTCTCCAGGGCTTCCCGGGCCAACTGGTGATCGGTGTCGTCAACCAGCCACCACACCACCGAACCGTCGTCCCGCACACTGGGATGTGCCTCGAAACGGCGACCCCCGATCGCACCTGACCACGGCACATCGGTCTCCGGGACGATGCGTGGGCCGGGGAAGCGCAGTGCTTGATGAGCGTCGGCGATCCAGGACGGAGCCGCATTCACCAGGGGCGTTCCGGGCACTGCGCGGGGCAGGAGCGCGCCGGCCGCGTCATTGCGGCGCATCAGTCTGCCCTCTGCGTCAGCGACCAGAACCGGGTACGGGGCACCGCCCCACGCTAGGTCCGAATCCGTGCTTGCGCCGGTTTGTGCTTGGGTGGATACCAAAGACCGAGGACCCGCTGAGCGAATCCCTCACCTCATCACCTCGACGGAACAGTTGTCTTAAGGCAACCATCCCTCATGATGTCGCCTTCTGACAACCAGCCCTCTCAGCTCGGCAGCAAGGGCACTGTTCATCGGCCGCGCGGGGATGCGCGGCTTGCTGTGCGGATGCGGATGCGGGTGTGGGTGTGGCGGTGCGGGTGGGCGTCGTGGGTTCGGGCAGGGTGCGGAAGAGAAGCCAGCTCAGGGCCGGCATGGCGATCAGGGGAGTGAGGGCGGTCCGGAGGCTGGTGGTGTCGGCGAGGTGGCCCAGCAAGGGGCTGACGAGGCCACCGATGCTGACGGTGAGGCCGAGGGTGATGCCGCTGGCCGTGCCGATGCGGGAGGGCAGGTAATCCTGGCCGAGAGTGACCTGAAGCGAGAAGGGGACGTACAGGCCGGCGGAGGTGAGAGCCACGAAGAGGAACATGGCCGGGCCGGGCGTGTGGATCACGCCGGTGACGGCGGCGATGGAGAGCAGGTAGGACCAGCG
The Streptomyces sp. NBC_01723 genome window above contains:
- a CDS encoding PP2C family protein-serine/threonine phosphatase; this translates as MRRNDAAGALLPRAVPGTPLVNAAPSWIADAHQALRFPGPRIVPETDVPWSGAIGGRRFEAHPSVRDDGSVVWWLVDDTDHQLAREALETERKRTAFLAEASSALLSSLNLGRCMDVTAQMAAESLADAALVVAPARGPRLPVVTCLRGGVPSLAQEKVDPEGVPGLAEALRGFPPVPSRWIDPAAAPRWMVPQGFGPVGSIVITPLPGHGVPAGALVLLRRTESVAFSEEEEVFARLFAARSGAAMSAARLYAEQSAITEVLMRDLLPPVLHQVSGVDFAGRYRPAGDHERIGGDFYDVHPATADGDASLVTLGDVCGKGLEAAVLTGKIRNTLHALLPLADNHERMLDVLNTTLLNSHTTRFATLVLASAKRRGSEVDLRLTSGGHPAPLIIRADGTVEEAGTRGTLIGAMPTISALTAAVSLAPGESCVLYTDGITEARGGPMGDVLFGDERLKRALSECAGMPAEGIAEHVHMLASQWLGQGRHDDMAVVVISAPRTHHLSAVNGHTRGRYTA